The following coding sequences lie in one Deinococcus seoulensis genomic window:
- a CDS encoding phosphoribosyltransferase family protein, with the protein MNTFKVQVGAVTRDLPIVPVAPGVSVALFNMLGDTEVTEEAGRELARLLPADIDVLVTPEVKALSLAHVISRESGKPYIVIRKTQKPYMVDPVAREVVSITTGKPQLLVLDGFDVQKIRGRKVAIVDDVVSSGGTLHSIRQIIEEVGGEVAAVVAVFTEGQERPEVTALGHLPLFEGEGSKD; encoded by the coding sequence GTGAACACGTTCAAAGTTCAAGTGGGTGCCGTGACCCGCGACCTTCCCATCGTTCCCGTCGCTCCTGGCGTCAGCGTCGCCCTGTTCAACATGCTGGGCGACACCGAAGTCACCGAGGAAGCAGGCCGTGAACTGGCCCGCCTGCTGCCCGCCGATATCGACGTGCTGGTCACGCCGGAAGTCAAGGCGCTGAGCCTCGCGCACGTCATCAGCCGCGAGAGTGGCAAGCCGTACATCGTGATCCGCAAGACGCAGAAGCCGTACATGGTGGACCCCGTGGCGCGCGAGGTGGTCAGCATCACGACCGGCAAACCGCAACTGCTGGTCCTGGACGGCTTCGACGTGCAGAAGATCAGGGGCCGCAAGGTCGCCATCGTGGACGACGTGGTGTCCAGCGGCGGCACCCTGCACTCCATCCGGCAGATCATCGAGGAGGTCGGCGGCGAGGTCGCCGCGGTCGTCGCCGTGTTCACCGAGGGGCAGGAACGCCCCGAGGTGACGGCGCTGGGCCACCTGCCGCTGTTCGAGGGTGAGGGCAGCAAGGACTGA